Proteins encoded together in one Kutzneria kofuensis window:
- a CDS encoding DUF692 domain-containing protein: MNATPRPKLGSGLGYRAGLHERTMASTAHIDWLELLAEHFLPLTPWRRRLLDQLRTAYVCVPHCLNLSVGGLGGVDESYLDALCEISALIDAPWVSDHLCFTEGDGFDFGHLTPLPWTRRAADRAAEKAAYIQQRLGRQFLLENITYHFRLGGELTEARFIERVLTRADCGMLLDLNNVHTNAVNHGFDAVEFLDQLPLDRVVQLHVAGGRWNGDVLEDSHDAPVPDEVWRLVEHIMPRATGLRAVLLERDAEFPDEFDVLLGEIARARDLMDGASHRVAG; this comes from the coding sequence ATGAACGCCACACCACGGCCGAAACTCGGCTCGGGCCTGGGCTACCGGGCCGGCCTGCACGAGCGCACGATGGCCAGCACCGCCCACATCGACTGGCTCGAACTGCTCGCGGAGCACTTCCTTCCGCTCACGCCGTGGCGGCGCCGGCTGCTCGACCAGCTGCGGACCGCGTACGTCTGCGTTCCGCACTGCCTGAACCTCTCGGTGGGCGGCCTGGGCGGGGTCGACGAGTCCTACCTGGACGCACTGTGCGAGATCAGCGCGCTCATCGACGCCCCCTGGGTCTCCGACCACCTGTGCTTCACCGAGGGCGACGGGTTCGACTTCGGGCACCTCACCCCGCTGCCGTGGACCAGGCGGGCCGCCGACCGGGCGGCGGAGAAGGCCGCGTACATCCAGCAGCGGCTGGGCCGGCAGTTCCTGCTGGAGAACATCACCTACCACTTCCGGCTGGGCGGCGAGCTCACCGAGGCGCGGTTCATCGAGCGGGTCCTGACCCGGGCCGACTGCGGGATGCTGCTCGACCTCAACAACGTGCACACCAACGCTGTCAACCACGGTTTCGACGCGGTCGAGTTCCTCGACCAGCTCCCGCTCGACCGGGTGGTGCAACTGCACGTGGCCGGCGGCCGCTGGAACGGCGACGTGCTGGAGGACTCGCACGACGCGCCCGTCCCCGACGAGGTGTGGCGGCTCGTGGAGCACATCATGCCCAGGGCGACGGGGTTGCGGGCCGTGCTGCTGGAACGGGACGCCGAGTTCCCCGACGAGTTCGACGTCCTGCTGGGCGAGATCGCGCGGGCGCGGGACCTGATGGACGGGGCGAGCCACCGTGTCGCCGGCTGA